In Candidatus Hydrogenedentota bacterium, a genomic segment contains:
- a CDS encoding CotH kinase family protein, whose amino-acid sequence MNLLANRYVCLAATFMGLGLVLSACNGKANFFRFQLINQTPYAITYFTVADSEAGLDTAANVLGEALPGNAVGDANVDGPGEYWLRATADVDGTPVTRTRGPLTMTNNNVGWAWRLEDGEVVEGTDAASLYAQSELPIVIIDTDGQDILDDPKITATMHIIEGAEGENVAPDPDSATFTSPIGIETRGNSSQTFPKKSWGLELWDETGEGVDAELLGMPEEEDWVLYGPWMDRSLIRNVLGYGLWADLGYYAPRTRFCEVYLRTDPEVPVVESYEGIYVLTERIKRDGDRVDISRLEPEDSHAPEITGGYLLEIMEPSRLDPDEVGLPIADGFVASLVYPDPDDITDLQQRWIQGHLAAFEQALFSGTFTNPQSGYAKYIDEDSFIDYMLFQEYFKNRDAFHSSTYVYKDRDDVLHLGPMWDLNIAMGYFSFQGLEGTEDFILTKEGGPISRSAWPRRLLRDPAFKERYIARWNELRDGIFDTATMNARIDGIVAEVGTAQARQFLRWKTLGYTLFPDIRYLMFAGPHPDSYQGEIQYLKDWLQERAEWIDANIDEL is encoded by the coding sequence ATGAATCTGTTAGCGAATCGTTACGTTTGTCTGGCCGCGACCTTTATGGGGCTGGGACTGGTCCTAAGCGCCTGCAATGGTAAGGCCAATTTCTTCCGCTTCCAATTGATCAACCAGACCCCCTACGCCATCACCTATTTCACGGTGGCGGATTCCGAGGCGGGTCTCGATACGGCGGCGAATGTGCTCGGCGAGGCGCTGCCCGGCAATGCCGTGGGCGACGCGAACGTGGACGGCCCCGGTGAATACTGGCTCCGCGCAACCGCCGACGTGGACGGCACCCCCGTGACCCGCACCCGCGGTCCGCTGACAATGACGAACAACAACGTGGGCTGGGCCTGGCGCCTGGAAGATGGAGAGGTGGTCGAGGGTACCGATGCCGCCAGCCTCTACGCCCAGAGCGAGCTGCCGATTGTCATTATCGACACGGATGGCCAGGACATCTTAGACGACCCGAAGATCACCGCGACCATGCACATCATCGAGGGCGCCGAGGGGGAGAACGTGGCACCCGATCCGGATTCGGCCACCTTTACCAGCCCCATCGGCATCGAGACCCGCGGCAACTCGTCCCAGACCTTTCCGAAGAAATCCTGGGGCCTGGAATTGTGGGATGAGACCGGCGAAGGCGTGGATGCCGAGCTTCTGGGCATGCCCGAAGAGGAAGACTGGGTACTCTATGGCCCCTGGATGGACCGAAGCCTGATCCGCAATGTGCTGGGTTACGGCCTCTGGGCGGACCTGGGTTACTACGCGCCCCGCACACGCTTCTGCGAGGTCTACCTGCGGACGGATCCGGAAGTACCGGTTGTCGAGTCCTACGAAGGCATCTACGTGCTCACGGAACGGATCAAGCGCGATGGCGACCGCGTGGACATTTCCCGCCTCGAACCGGAGGACTCACACGCCCCGGAGATCACCGGTGGATACCTGCTGGAAATCATGGAACCCAGCCGCCTGGATCCGGACGAAGTGGGCCTGCCCATCGCGGATGGCTTCGTGGCGAGCCTGGTCTATCCCGATCCCGACGACATAACCGATCTGCAGCAGCGCTGGATTCAGGGCCATCTTGCGGCCTTTGAGCAGGCCCTCTTCAGCGGCACCTTCACCAATCCCCAGTCCGGTTACGCGAAGTACATTGACGAGGATTCTTTCATCGACTACATGCTCTTCCAGGAGTACTTCAAGAACCGGGACGCTTTCCACTCCAGCACGTACGTGTACAAAGACCGCGACGATGTGCTGCACCTGGGCCCCATGTGGGATCTGAATATCGCCATGGGCTATTTCAGCTTCCAGGGACTCGAGGGAACGGAAGATTTCATCCTTACGAAGGAGGGCGGACCAATTTCGCGAAGCGCCTGGCCACGGCGGCTGCTGCGCGATCCCGCCTTCAAAGAACGGTATATCGCCCGCTGGAATGAACTGCGCGACGGTATATTCGACACGGCGACGATGAACGCGCGCATCGACGGCATCGTGGCGGAAGTCGGCACCGCTCAGGCGCGCCAGTTCCTCCGCTGGAAGACGCTCGGCTACACCCTGTTTCCCGATATCCGATACTTGATGTTTGCCGGTCCCCACCCCGATTCTTACCAGGGCGAAATTCAGTACCTCAAGGACTGGCTGCAAGAACGGGCGGAGTGGATTGACGCAAATATAGACGAATTGTAG